In one window of Oscillatoria salina IIICB1 DNA:
- the ruvA gene encoding Holliday junction branch migration protein RuvA, whose product MIGYLKGKVTNIIKSTNNRLILILEVNQIGYEVQIASRLARQLEENTSDESVQIFTHLQIREDQQILYGFASAAERDLFRQLISVSGIGTQLAIAAIDTLGLPNLVEAIVTGNIPTLVKIPGVGKKTAERIALELRTKLAQWRQAVGVATPANSATPANALTEDVEMTLLALGYSNSEIEQALSALSQDSQMLKNTKAEDWIKNAIAWLSQ is encoded by the coding sequence TTGATCGGCTATCTCAAAGGTAAAGTAACTAATATCATCAAAAGCACAAATAATCGGCTGATTCTGATTTTAGAAGTAAACCAGATCGGCTATGAAGTGCAAATAGCTTCACGTTTAGCGCGTCAGTTGGAAGAAAATACTTCTGATGAGTCAGTGCAAATTTTTACACACTTACAAATCCGGGAAGACCAACAAATATTATATGGTTTTGCTTCGGCGGCGGAGAGAGATTTATTTCGTCAATTAATCAGTGTAAGTGGAATTGGCACTCAATTAGCGATCGCCGCGATCGACACTTTGGGATTACCTAACTTAGTCGAAGCGATCGTTACTGGTAACATTCCCACGTTAGTAAAAATTCCTGGAGTCGGGAAAAAAACCGCCGAACGAATTGCTTTAGAATTAAGAACGAAACTCGCTCAATGGCGACAAGCAGTAGGAGTTGCTACACCAGCTAACTCAGCAACCCCAGCCAATGCTCTTACTGAAGATGTGGAAATGACATTATTAGCATTAGGATACAGCAACAGCGAAATCGAACAAGCACTTTCCGCCCTTTCTCAAGATAGTCAAATGCTGAAAAATACTAAAGCCGAAGACTGGATTAAAAATGCGATCGCCTGGTTAAGTCAGTGA